CAACAGACCCTCAAAGGTGCCGATTACTGGGTGTCTTACTCGCTCTTAGACAGCAAGCGGCTGTACAAAGGCTATCCGGTGGCGGCGCAACCCGGCTTCGCGTCTACGCACAACGTGAACCTGGTGTACAAGCAGATGATCTTTCCCATCAAAACCTACGTGGGCTTTACCTACAGTTACACCAGCGGAAGGCCGTACCACAACCCCAACCTGGAGGGTTTTATGCAAAGCCAGACCAAGAATTACCAAGATTTGAGCTTCAGCGCCAGCTACTTAACCACTTTTAAAGGCCATTCCACTATTCTGCACGTGGCCTGCACCAACCTCTTGGGCCGCGAGAATGTGTTTGGGTACCGGTACGCGGCCAGCCCAGACGCCAACGGTTCCTACGCTTTTCAGCCGGTGGTGCCGGGTGCCAAACGCTTTGCCGTCATCGCGCTTATGTTCTCCATCAATGACCGAAAATAAGGTGCTAATTTTTTAATGTGTTAGCGTGCTACTCTCCTTAAACAATCCTCAATAAGCAATTACCAATTTTCCGTTTTCGGGCTCATTTCCGGAAACGGAGCCAAAAACGTCAAACCCTAAAAACCATTCAAATGAAAAAGTTATTCTTCGTGCCGTTGTTCTTTCTTTCCATGCTGGTACAGGCCCAGGGCAATTTTCAGGCGGCTTTAACAGAGACGCTGCAACAGTTCAAGGCCGCCAAAACCACCGAGGAAACCTTGCCGCTGGTCAACAAATTCAACCGCATTGCAGAGGCCGAACCCAAGCAATGGCTGCCCGCCTATTACGCCGCTTTCGCCCAAATCAGTGTCTCGTTCCGGGTAAAAGAAGAGGAACAGCGCGAGGCCCTGCTAGACAAAGCCCAGACTTACCTGGACCGCGCCTTCAAGCTGGAGCCCAAAGAATCTGAGCTGTATGCGCTGCAAGGCTATCTGCACCAGGCGCGCCTGGTGATTTCGCCCATGATGCGTGGCATGAAATACTCGGGTTTGGTGGTGAGCGCCCTGGAGAAAGCCAAACAACTGAACCCAAACAACCCGCGCGTGTATTTTTTGCTGGGCCAGAACACGTTTAACATGCCTAAAATGTTTGGCGGCGGACCAGAAGCGGCCAAACCCTTGCTGCAGACCGCCAAAGAGAAATACGCCGCCCAGAAAACCACCCAGCCGCTGCAGCCCACATGGGGCGAACAGAACAACCTGGCTTTGCTGGCCAAATGCAATTAACCTTGGTTTACTGGAAACATAAAACTCACCCCTCCCAGGTGGGAGTTATCTGGAATACGTGGAGACAAGGCAGTGCCTGGTCTCTACAGGTTGCGTTTTCGGCTTCATTTCTGGAAATGGAGCCGAAAACGGATATCCAAATTCCCTCCTTGAAGGGAAATGGAATACCAAGAAAGACGTTCAAAACTCGTGCTGATAACTCCCCTCCTGGGAGGGGTTGGGGTGGGTTACTTTCCAGGACTGAAAAAACACTTTTCTGCGCTTCACCTAAAATCCAACCAATTTTCCTGCCGCCCTTACAAAGCACAAAGGCAGTTTTTAGCCCTTAAATCCTTACCTTTTCGCCATGAAATCAACCTTCGGGATTCCCGGCAAGCGCTTTGTTTCCATCTTGAAATGGATCTTGCTGTTTGCGCTGTTGGCTGGGGTACAGGTGCTGCTCACGTGTGAGAACTGCTACACCAACCTGAACCTCACCTGGCGAAATTTTCTGTATTCGTTCAGTCTCTTCTGCTTTTTGTGGCTGGGGAACGGCTACCTGAGCAACAGCCTGGGGTTCATTGTCTCCTGGGCAGAAAACCCCTGGAAGCGCTTTTTCATCACCTTGATTGCCGTGCTGGTGTATTCGGCCGTTATTGTGTTTTTGGTGAACTGGTTCTGGTATGTGTTCTTGCCGCAGCGCGATTTCAACATCATGCACACTGCCCGCGTGCGCTGGACCATGGGCAGCCAGATGCTCGTCACGTACATGATCACCATGACGTTGCACGCCGTCGCGTTTTTGCGGGGCTGGCGCGAGACGGCGGTGCAGGCCGAGCGCTTCCAGAAAGAGACCGCCCTCTCTAAGTACGAAGCCCTCAAAAACCAGGTGAACCCGCATTTCTTGTTCAACAGCCTCAACGCGCTCACCAGCCTGGTGCACGCCGAGCCCGATCTGGCCGTGAAATTCATCAAGCAACTGTCTGAGGTGTACCGCTACGTCCTGGATTCGCAGCAGAAGGAAGTGGTGCCCCTGGAAGAGGAACTCCATTTCACGCAGCGTTATGCCTTTCTGCAGAACATACGGTTAGGCGAAAGCCTGGTGGTGAACTTGCCCCAGACGGTTCCGGCGGGCTTTTATGTGCCGCCGCTGGCCTTGCAGATGCTGCTGGAGAACGCCGTGAAACACAACCGGGCCTGGGCCAAAGAACCGCTGCAGGTAGACATTACCCTTACCGGAGATTACCTAACCGTGCAGAATAACCTGCAGCCCAAACCGCAGCATGAGCCGCCCAGCGGCCTGGGCCTGGCCAACATTGCCGCCCGCTATGACATGCTCACCACCAAAAAAATGGAAACCCAGGCCACCGAAACCACTTTCACCGTGAAACTGCCGCTGCTCACCTTTCAAGCGTAACCAAAAGCCGTTTTCGGGCTCATTTCCAGAAACGAAGCCAAAAACGGAAATCCTATTTCTGACAACGAATCACTAAAAACGAATCACCGCTATGCTCCGCGCGCTCCTTCTTGAAGACGAACCCCTGGCGGCCAACCGGTTGGCGCACTTACTGGAATCACAGGAAGAGGTGCCCCTGCAGGTGGTGGCCAAGCTGGCCTCTGTGCAGGAAGCCGTCGCGTTTTTCAGGGAGCAGCCTATGCCAGACCTCGCTTTCTTTGACATACAACTAGGCGATGGCCTGAGCTTCAGCATTTTTGACGAAGTGCCGGTCACCTGCCCCATCATCTTCACCACCGCCTATGACGCCTATGCGCTGCGCGCCTTCAAAGCCAACAGCATAGACTACCTTTTAAAACCCATTGATTCTGATGACCTGCGCCAGGCCCTGCTCAAATTCCAACGGCTCACAACTTCCGGCCCCGCCGCCGCCCCACAGCCCGAGGCGTCTCTGCAACTCCTGCAGCAGGCTTTGCACCAGTTGCAGCACCCTGCCGCGCCTTCGTACAAAAACCGGTTTGTGATCAAGGTGGGTGAACACATAAGGGCGGTGCCCGTGGAGGAGATTGATTTCTTCTACAGCTTTGAGAAAGCCACCTTTCTGCAGACCTCTGACAACCGCCGCTACGCCCTTGACTACACCGTGGAACAGCTGGAGCAACTGGTGGACCCCAAACGCTTCTTTAGAGTGAACCGCGGTTATCTGGTGCAGCTAAATGCCATTCAAGACATTCTGCATTTCACCAACAGCCGCCTTAAAGTACAGCTGCGCCACCACGCCCAGGAAGAAGTACTCGTCAGCCGCGAGCGCGTGGCCGCCTTTAAGACCTGGTTAGATGGGTAGACTTTTTCTGTTTTCGGCTCTATTTCAGGAAATGAGCCCGAAAACGAAAAAGTTCAGCACCAGGGCTGGTTTCACCTACCAGGCAAAATGTTAATTTCCTTCCCGGCCACCTGATTTCCTGCTTTAATTTAGGCTGAAGTCAATGTCCCATCTCCCCTCTTTTTATTTCAATTCACCCGCGATGGATACCGCCAAGGTTTCCCTCTTTTTTAGACATTGTGCTATATCTAAAAATTGCATATTTCTTACTTTACACCCATCATTCTCCTGGACAAATACTTAAAACTAGGTATTGGCTGAATGCTTAAATCCTCGGACCTTTGTAATGAGAGAGGCATCTTTTCGTTTCTTTCTCCTTCACTGCCTTACCACTACTAATGTATATGAAAAGGATTTTACCTTATTTTTTGGCGCTGTTCTTTGTGGCCGCCTGTAGTTCTTCTGAGGAGGAGCCTGAACCGGACGCGCCCAACACGCCAGCAAATTCCATAGAACTGGTTACCACTTCGGCCACGCCGGGCCAGGTTGTGATTGCCAAGGCCAGCTCAAAACCTAAAATCACGGGCACCACCATGCTAAAGGTGGGCGGAAAGGACGTGCAAGCCATTGAGGCAGACTCCAACCGGGTATTGTTCATTTTGCCCGTGCTCCCACCTGGCAAAACGGTGGTTGACTACAGCGGTGTGGGCATTGACAAACAAGTGGAGTTGACCATAGCAGCCTATTCGCCTATTACTGACCCAACTGCCATCGCCAATACGTTCACAGCTGAGTTAGGGCAGATTGCAGACAGATTCCAGACGTACGTAAGTAACCCCATCATAAAACTTGACCCTGCCTACATTGCCGTTTTAAACAGGCAGAAACAGATACTGCAGGAGAACTTCCCCAAACTTTCTGCCCAGGAGCAGATGGAGATGGCTTATTACTTGCGAGGAGCCATGCCCAATGACGCTGATTTCATTCTAACGCCGCCCAACCCTGCCAACCACCGTCGCTCCAGCGTGGATCCGGGCGAAGCCTTGTTTCAGACGGGTATTGCCTTTAAAGACGCGGTTATCAATTCTATCATTGGCCTTTCTGTTGGTGTAGCCTTGGTGTACACCCCTGACCCCACTTTTTTCTCTAAAGTGTTGGCGGCGGCCAGTCTTGGCGGGGGGTTGATTTACTTTTCTAAGGCCAAAGCGTTGGCTGCGGAAGTAGGCAGTCTTAAAGGTGTGCCAGAAAGCATTCTCTCAGACTTTTCTAACCAACGGTTAGCAAACACGGCTGCAACTGCGCTACGGGCCGGGGAAATTGAATTCCAGCAAGGGAAAGACAAGACCCTTCAGCTGACCGGCGAATTCAGAAACCTGGTAACTTCTGATAGATCTTCGGGGAGTGCCCTCATTGCCGACATCTTCAGTTACATAGACAAACTTCAGGAGCAATACAACCAGATTATTGCCCTGGTCAATAAGGTAAGAAGCTGGTTCCCTGGCCAGAACCCAGATTTTCCGGGGTACCAAAATACCATTCAGGCGCAGGCAGGCATGAACCAGATTGCCTTGCCTTTGCAAAAAGTCTCTATCAAGAATATCTCAGACGCCAGCATTCGGCTCACCTCCACCGCTACCGCCACCGGGTTCACGCAGGTAGCCCAAAGAGATGCCGTAGGCCTACAGGACAAGCCTTTTTCCTTTGACATTGTCTATGCTGATAATTACACAGGAAAAACCCTGACCAAGGCTATCAGTGCCATTTACAAACCTGCCCAGCCGCATACCGTGACCATCACTGACGGCAACAACCAGCAAGCCAGCGCCGGCCAGGCCCTGCCCAAAGCGCTGAAGGTGAAAGTGACGGACAAAGACGGCAAACTGCTGAAGAACATTGAGGTGGAATGGGCTGTGAAAACGGGCGGCGGGAGCCTGAGCGCTCCAAAATCAACCACCAACGCAGAGGGAATTGCCCAAGTGACTTGGACCATGAAAGCAGGCGCCAGCGGTGACCAGCAAGTGGAAGCTACTGTGAAAAAAGGAGATGGAACGCTGGTTGCCGGCACCCCGCTTACCTTTACCGCTGATCTGTCATTGGTAGGCCTCTGGGATTTAACCTCTTACACAGTCAACGGTTCTGACTATTTTCATTTCCAAGACCGAGGAAACAGAATCTGTGGAGAAGTCTCCTACCAAGACAAAGAGAAATTCTTAACCTCCACCTTTAACATCACCAACACCGGCAGTATTGCCTGGACCTCAGTGATTGAGAAACACAGCTTCAATTTCACGCCTGTCGGGAATGACTGTAAAATGACCAGCCCGAAGGTGACCACTTCCACAGACGCCAAGACGTTCACCTATGTGTATGATGCCACCAAGAATGAAATGACCTTAAACCAAACCATGAAAGGGTCTGTGTCTTTGCAAGACGGGGTTTTAACGCTGTCCTTTCTGTCAAACGGCACCACCGGGGTTCCTGTAATCTTCAAGATGCGCAGACGGCAACCTTAATTACCCGGTCACTTACCAGATAGGCTAGCTTGTTTCCGCAGGTTAGCCCTTCTGTTTTAGCCCCGAAAATGGAAACACCGGTTACAGCAGGAATTTCTCTAGCAGCCTGTTTTTGGCTCCATTTCCAGAAATGAGCCCGAAAACAGAAAAAGCACTGTTGATATTCTAGGCTTCTCTCAGTTTCAAACTAACCGAAAAACAGGTCCAAAAGTAGCAAGATTGCTATGCTTCCCGTATTTTTCTTGCCTAAACACCAGCACCATGCAACACCCTGCCCCTCACACCAACGCCCACGGCTTTAGCCTCAGCTTTGACAAAACGCAGCTGCAGCTAGACGTAATCCATGGGTTTTTAACCGAGTCTTATTGGGCGAAGGGTATTTCTATAGACCTGGTGGCGCAGGCGGTGGAGCATTCTTTGTGCGTGGGCGTGTATGCTGGTACAAAGCAGGTGGCGTTTGCGCGGCTTATCACAGACTACACCACGTTCGCCTATCTCTGTGACGTGTTTGTGCTGGAAGATTACCAAGGCAAAGGCCTGGGAAAATGGATGGTGCAGGCGCTCAGGGAACATCCCCGCCTGGGGAACCTGCGCCGTTGGCTTTTGGCTACCACAGATGCGCATAGCCTGTACGCGCCCTTCGGGTTTACGCCTTTGGCCATGCCAGAGCGCTTCATGCAGGTGCACATGCCCAACATTTACCAGCAACCCTGATTTCTGTTATCCAGCAGGCCACGCAAAAGATTACAGCAGCGTTTTTGGGCTCATTTCCGTAAACCAAGCCAAAAACAGTTCTGCCGTATGATCTCAGAAAATAGAAAACTTGCTACCAAAGGGCTGCTTCTGCTCATGACCTTGGCGCTGGCGCTTACCGTAGGAGCCTGCAGCGGCACCAGTTCCTTGCCGCCCGCCCAAACCACTACTGACTTCTACCAGAAATATAAATCAGAGCCCGGCTTTAAGGGCACCAGCGTGCCGGTGGGCTTGGTCACGCGGTACCTGTCTAATGAAGTCTCAGACACTACCATGCTGGCCGCGCTGGCCAACCTCACCTCGGTGCGGGTGCTCACGTTCACGCCCACCAACAAGAGGGCGCAGCGCCTGCTAGAGAAAGGCCTCACCCAGGAACTGGACCAGGTGCTGCAGAAAGAAAACTACGCTGCCTTGCCCATGCTAGACGCCGCCCCGGGCACGCTGCAATTCAGGATGCGCCAGACCGGCGAGCAGGTGCAGGAACTGGTGGGCTACCGCAAATACGGCAACAGCTTTCTCATGCTGCAGGTCAACGGGCGCTTCACCAGAAGCCAGGTAGAAATGCTGCTCCAGAAGATTGACCCAGAACTGCTGCTTCCGTTACTGGGGTAGTCTAAGGAAAATAGATTCACCAAAGCCAAAACGCCTGCCCTTTATAGGAGCAGGCGTTTTGGCTTTTGCTGGACAGCGTTCTTGAAATCTCAATAAATATTTTTCATCGAATCAAAGAAACAGCAACACACCATTCCTCCGTTTTAGGGCTCATTTCTGGAAATGAAGCCAAAAACGGAAACGGTCTTACGCGTGGTCTTGTTCTTGTGGGTCCTGCAATTCCATTTCCTTGAAATAGACGGTAAAGGTACTGCCTCGGCCTTCCTGGCTGTCTACCTCAATGTAGCCGCCGTTGTTCTCAATAATGCGCTTGACAATGTAGAGACCAATGCCCGTGCCCTCTACGTGTGAATGGAACCTCCGGAACATGGTGAACAGTTTTTCCTGCTGGTCTGCGCGTATGCCCAGGCCGTTGTCTTCCACGGTGAGCACCACAAAGTCATGGTGGGTTTTGGTTTTCACGCAGAGTTCCAGGGGCCGGCTGGGGTCACGGTACTTCACGGCGTTGGAGACCAGGTTGTAGAGAATGCTGCGCAGGTTCTTGCGGGCGTAGCGCAATTGTGGCACGTGGAACTCAGAGGCAATGACCACGCCGGCGCTCTTGATCATGGGCGCTATGTCTTCTTTAATGCCTTCCAACACTTCTTCAAAAGACAATTCCTCTGCCTGTGACTCCAGGTCTTTCTGCACTTTGGTGATCTCAGTGAGGTCATGGATGGTGCTCTTGAGTTTGGTGATGGACGAAGCCACCATTCTGAGCAGCGTGGCTTCTTCGGTGTCGGCTTTTTCCTCTATGTTCTCCAGCAGGGCATCAGTTAAGCCTTCCAGGTTGGCCAGCGGCGAGCGCAGGTCATGCGAGGCCGTGTACACAAAGCTGTCAAGGTCATTGTTAATTCTGGTGAGTTCCTTGTTTTTGCGGTTCAGTTCCCCGTTGATAAAAGACAGCTGTTCGCGGCTGCGCACCTGCTCGGTGACCTCTACGGCAAACGTGAGCACAGATTCCACTTCGCCCTGGCTGTTCTTGATGGGTTCATACACAATGTTGAAGTAGCGCGCGCCTTGCTGGTCAGAGCCTTCTTCGTCAAAATGCACGGCCACCTCATTGCCGATGAACGGCTCACCGGTTTCCTTTATTTTCTCAATGGTGGCCGCAAAAGAAGACCGCTGCGAAGTCGGCAAGCTGTCTATAGCCACCGTGCCTACCTTAGCTTCCTCTCCGTACAGATTGCTCAGGTATGCGTTCACCAGCGTGTATTCCAGGTTTTTGGCTTTCACCAAGCCCACAATGGCGGGCACCTGCATGAAGATTTTCTGCAGCGTGTCGGCGCTCTGCTTCAGCTTCTGCTCCATCTTGATGCGGTCACTGATGTCAATAACAGAGCCAATGAAGCCTTTGAACTCCCCTTCGGCGCTGTACCTGGGCGAACCCGTGGCCATGACCCCGCGGTACACGCCGTCTGCGCGCAACAGCCGGTACTCCACCATGAAATCCTCTTTCTCGCGGCGGGCCCGCACGTAGGCTTCCTCATAATGCTTGAGGTCCTCTGGGTGAATGTACTTGAGCCAGCCTTTGTTCAGGTTGTCCTCTAGAGTAGAGCCGGTGAACTGGAGCCACTGGCGGTTCATGTAGAGGCAGTCGCGGTTGTGGTCTGTGATCCAGATCATCACGGGGGCGCTGTCGGCCATGTTCCTAAAGCGGGCCTCACTTTCCTGCAGGTCGCGCTGGGCGCGTTTCTCCTCGGTGATGTCCCGCACTTCCAGAATGTGGCCCACCACTTTATTGCCCTCTTTCACGTGCCTGATGGAACAGGAAACCGGAATGCTCTTGCCGCTTCGGCAGATGAAGGTGTCTTCAAACGTGTATGATTTCTGGGTGACCAGGTCAGGGGCCAGGTCGCCGGCGTCTTGTTTGCGGTGCACCAGTTCATACAGCGGGCGGCGGCGCAGTTCTTCCTGGTTATAGCCCAACAGGCGCTCACCGGCCGGGTTCTGGAACGTGCAGTAGCCCTGGCTGTCCAGCATGAAAAGCCCGGCGGTGGTGTTGTTGGTAATGAGCTCGGTGAGTTGGTTAGACTGCAGGTAGCGTTGCAAGGTCCACACTACAAAGAAAATGAGCAAGCTGATGATAAGGCCGCCCAGCAAAATGAGGTTGTGCTCATCAATGCCGTTCTGGTTAGAGAAGCTGCGCGATGGTTTGAAATGGATGGTCCAGGTGCGGCCGGCCACGCGCACCACGTCTTTGATGAACAAGGCCTTGCCGCTGGTGTCCAAAAGGCTGTCTGCCGCTACCTCGGTTTGGTAGATCAGGTCAGTGCTCCGGGCCTCCTTGCCATCATAAATGGTGACGTTCATGTCACGGGCCTCATGATTGATGGTGTTGTCAATGAGGTCCTTGGCCCGGAAAGGAGCATACACAAAGCCTTTGAGCCGACGGCGGCGTTCTGCCACGTCTCCGGGGTCTGCGCCGCCGTAGTACACAGGCATGTAAATCAGGAGCCCCACCTGTGATTCCCCGCCGTTTTCCTGCACCAACTTCACTTTGCCGGTCATGGCGGGCAGGTTAAAGTCACGGGCGGCTTCCATGGCCTCACGGCGGGTGGGCTCATTGAACATGTCAAAGCCCAGGGCGCGGCGGTTGCGGTCATCCATGGGTTCCAGGAAAATAACGCTGGAGTAGTCATCCCTGAAATCTTTGGGGTTGACCTCAAAATCTGGGATGCCCGTGGCCCGCATGCGTTGCTCCAGCGCGGGCACCTCTGCACGGGGCAGCATGACCGCAAACCCAATGCCCTGTATGCCGGGGTAGGTCTTCTCAATCTGCAGGGAGCCCAGAAACTGCTGAAAATCAGTGCGGGACACCGTGTCTGAGGCGGCAAACAACCCGTTCACGCTTTTAAGAATCTGCAGGTAATGCCCCATGCGCCGCTCCAGCGCAGATTTTATCTGCACAGACCGTATCTCAAACGTTTTGGTGTCTTCCAGCTTGTCGCTTTCTTTGGAGACGTTATAAGCGTATAGCGTGATGCCCAGCACCAACACAAAGGAGCCAAGCGCCAGGTAATAATCTTTGAGTCTGGAAAATATCATGTAGGCATCCGTTCTTTCTGCGGGCAGCTTGTGGCGCTGCCTTCTCCTTCCGTTTTTGGCCTCGTTTTCAGAAATGAGCCCTAAAACGGCTGCGCCCTTACGCGCTTAAATGTGTTTTCAGGAATTCCTGTACCTGGGGCTTGTCATAGTCTGCCTCTGTCTCAATGTGGCCCATGAGTTGCCGCATGATTTCCTCTTGCCGCTGCCCGTTGGCCAGTGCCTGCGCATACGGTAAATCTGGGGAAAAGGTGACCATGGAATACAGCGGCAGCCAGGCGTCTGGGTATTGGCCCGTGATCTTGGCCTCAATCTTCTTCTGGAGCAGAAACCGCGGGTCGGCCACTTTGTCTCGCATCTCAATGAAGTTGTAGACGGCCAGGTCGGCAATGGCGTCTGTGTTGGGTTTCCTGACTTCCTGAAAGGTGTTAAAAATAGTTTCCCAGTCGTTTTGGTGGGTTTCTAAGAGGCCGCGCAGCACGGTGCAGTCTTCAAACCCGGCGTTCATGCCCTGGCCGTAGAACGGCACAATGGCGTGGGCGGCATCGCCTAGGAGCAGAATTTTGCCTTTGTGCTGCCACGGAAAACATTTCACGGTGACCAGAGAGCCGGTGGGGTTCTCAAAGAATTCCTGGGCCAGTTCAGGCATGAGCGCCACGGCGTCTGGGAAGACTTCTTCAAAGAAACTAGTCACCTGCGCGGGCGTCTGCAGGCTCTTGAACGAAGGCTCGCCCTCAAACGGGAAGAACAAGGTGCAAGTGAAGGAGCCGTCTATGTTGGGCAGCGCAATCATCATGTACTGCCCGCGGGGCCAGATGTGCAGCGCGTTCTTCTCCAGTTGCCAGGTGCCGTCTGCCGCAGGCGGAATGGTGAGTTCTTTGTACCCGTAGTTTAAATACGATTGCTCAAAGTTGAAGCGGTCTGTTTTCTGCAAAGAAAGCCGCACCATGGAATACGCACCGTCGGCGGCAAAAATCACGTCTGGCGTAATCTGGTGCTCTTGTTGGCTGGCCACGTTCAGCATGGTCACGCGGTTGGTGGGCACGTCTACCTCCAGCACCTGCTGCTCAAAGTTAAGCGAGATGTTGGGCTGGGCCTCGGCTAAATTCAGCAGCGCGCGGTTAAGCCCCGCCCGTGACACTGAGTAAATGGCCTGCCCCGCCTGCCCGTACGGCTGAAACGACAAGTTGCCCTGCCCGTCATGCATCACGCGGCGGTACATGGGCATGGCTACTTTCTTGATGTCTTCAGAAATGCCAATGGTTTCCAGGGCGCGCCAGCCGCGGTCACTTAACGCCAGGTTAATGGACCGGCCACTGAACAAATCAGCCCGCCTGAGGTCTGGCCTGCGTTCATAGACCTGCACCCCGTAGCCTTGTTTGGCCAGGTACAGTGACAACAGACAGCCCACCAGGCCGCCGCCCATCACGCAGAGTTGGGGAGTTTTTTCCATAGAGTAAGGGTACAGCACCAGCCTTTCATAGAATCTGCCCAATTTTTACGGCTATCTTCGGCAACATGAGGTAAACTTGGTTAAATTTCGTTTAAAATCCGCACCATGGCCCCGGCAATCTCGCGCTTCACCCATTTTTTAGACAGTCCGCTGGGCACCGTGCAACTCACCGGCACCCAGGAATTCCTGTTTTCGTGCTCATTTACAGAAATGGAGCCCGAAACGGAAACCGACCCTGCGCCCCAGGCGCTGCTCCAAGCCGCCACGCAGTTGAATGAATATTTCGCCGGAATAAGACTGACGTTTGACTTACCGCTCCAGCCGCAGGGCACCGCATTTCAGCAACAAGTGTGGCACGCCTTGCAAGAAATTCCGGCGGGCAGAACAGACCACTATTTAAATCTTGCCAAACGGATGGGGAACGCCAAGGCCGTACGCGCGGTGGGCGTGGCCAACGGCGCCAACCCATGGTTGCTGGTGGTGCCCTGCCACCGCATAATTGGCGCCTCCGGCGATTTGGTAGGATACGCCGGCGGACTCTGGCGCAAGAAATGGTTACTGGACCATGAAGCCAAACTGGCGGGCGTGTACCAGACCTCGTTGTTTTAAAAAGTAAGAAAGCTAATTAAGAATTGCCGATGTCCGTTTTTGCCCTCATTCCTGAAAATGAGCCCCAAAACACACTTTGGCTCAATCTCACTTAATAAACCTAAACGTGCTGTTGATTCTAGGCTCCAGCGGCTTGGCAGATTTGGGCAACTGGTGTAGCCAATGATGCTGCGTGGCGCCCGCCATCAACAAAAGACTACCTGAAGGCAACATAAACTTCAGTTTCTGGTCTGGGTTTTTCCGGTGCTTGAAGGCAAAAGTGCGGGCACTCCCCAAACTGATAGCCGCAATGATGGGATTCTGGCCCAGCGCTGGTTCATTGTCGGCGTGCCAGCCCATGCTGTCCTGGCCGTTTCTGTACAGATTCAGCAAGACACTGTTGAAGGCTACGCCCGATATTTTTTCTAGCGCCATTCTCACTTCTGTGAGTTCTGATAGCCAGGGCTGCGGTTGCCAGGTGAGGCCCGAATAGGT
This region of Rufibacter sp. LB8 genomic DNA includes:
- a CDS encoding sensor histidine kinase; its protein translation is MKSTFGIPGKRFVSILKWILLFALLAGVQVLLTCENCYTNLNLTWRNFLYSFSLFCFLWLGNGYLSNSLGFIVSWAENPWKRFFITLIAVLVYSAVIVFLVNWFWYVFLPQRDFNIMHTARVRWTMGSQMLVTYMITMTLHAVAFLRGWRETAVQAERFQKETALSKYEALKNQVNPHFLFNSLNALTSLVHAEPDLAVKFIKQLSEVYRYVLDSQQKEVVPLEEELHFTQRYAFLQNIRLGESLVVNLPQTVPAGFYVPPLALQMLLENAVKHNRAWAKEPLQVDITLTGDYLTVQNNLQPKPQHEPPSGLGLANIAARYDMLTTKKMETQATETTFTVKLPLLTFQA
- a CDS encoding LytTR family DNA-binding domain-containing protein — encoded protein: MLRALLLEDEPLAANRLAHLLESQEEVPLQVVAKLASVQEAVAFFREQPMPDLAFFDIQLGDGLSFSIFDEVPVTCPIIFTTAYDAYALRAFKANSIDYLLKPIDSDDLRQALLKFQRLTTSGPAAAPQPEASLQLLQQALHQLQHPAAPSYKNRFVIKVGEHIRAVPVEEIDFFYSFEKATFLQTSDNRRYALDYTVEQLEQLVDPKRFFRVNRGYLVQLNAIQDILHFTNSRLKVQLRHHAQEEVLVSRERVAAFKTWLDG
- a CDS encoding Ig-like domain-containing protein, translated to MKRILPYFLALFFVAACSSSEEEPEPDAPNTPANSIELVTTSATPGQVVIAKASSKPKITGTTMLKVGGKDVQAIEADSNRVLFILPVLPPGKTVVDYSGVGIDKQVELTIAAYSPITDPTAIANTFTAELGQIADRFQTYVSNPIIKLDPAYIAVLNRQKQILQENFPKLSAQEQMEMAYYLRGAMPNDADFILTPPNPANHRRSSVDPGEALFQTGIAFKDAVINSIIGLSVGVALVYTPDPTFFSKVLAAASLGGGLIYFSKAKALAAEVGSLKGVPESILSDFSNQRLANTAATALRAGEIEFQQGKDKTLQLTGEFRNLVTSDRSSGSALIADIFSYIDKLQEQYNQIIALVNKVRSWFPGQNPDFPGYQNTIQAQAGMNQIALPLQKVSIKNISDASIRLTSTATATGFTQVAQRDAVGLQDKPFSFDIVYADNYTGKTLTKAISAIYKPAQPHTVTITDGNNQQASAGQALPKALKVKVTDKDGKLLKNIEVEWAVKTGGGSLSAPKSTTNAEGIAQVTWTMKAGASGDQQVEATVKKGDGTLVAGTPLTFTADLSLVGLWDLTSYTVNGSDYFHFQDRGNRICGEVSYQDKEKFLTSTFNITNTGSIAWTSVIEKHSFNFTPVGNDCKMTSPKVTTSTDAKTFTYVYDATKNEMTLNQTMKGSVSLQDGVLTLSFLSNGTTGVPVIFKMRRRQP
- a CDS encoding GNAT family N-acetyltransferase translates to MQHPAPHTNAHGFSLSFDKTQLQLDVIHGFLTESYWAKGISIDLVAQAVEHSLCVGVYAGTKQVAFARLITDYTTFAYLCDVFVLEDYQGKGLGKWMVQALREHPRLGNLRRWLLATTDAHSLYAPFGFTPLAMPERFMQVHMPNIYQQP
- a CDS encoding DUF4252 domain-containing protein is translated as MISENRKLATKGLLLLMTLALALTVGACSGTSSLPPAQTTTDFYQKYKSEPGFKGTSVPVGLVTRYLSNEVSDTTMLAALANLTSVRVLTFTPTNKRAQRLLEKGLTQELDQVLQKENYAALPMLDAAPGTLQFRMRQTGEQVQELVGYRKYGNSFLMLQVNGRFTRSQVEMLLQKIDPELLLPLLG
- a CDS encoding CHASE domain-containing protein, with amino-acid sequence MIFSRLKDYYLALGSFVLVLGITLYAYNVSKESDKLEDTKTFEIRSVQIKSALERRMGHYLQILKSVNGLFAASDTVSRTDFQQFLGSLQIEKTYPGIQGIGFAVMLPRAEVPALEQRMRATGIPDFEVNPKDFRDDYSSVIFLEPMDDRNRRALGFDMFNEPTRREAMEAARDFNLPAMTGKVKLVQENGGESQVGLLIYMPVYYGGADPGDVAERRRRLKGFVYAPFRAKDLIDNTINHEARDMNVTIYDGKEARSTDLIYQTEVAADSLLDTSGKALFIKDVVRVAGRTWTIHFKPSRSFSNQNGIDEHNLILLGGLIISLLIFFVVWTLQRYLQSNQLTELITNNTTAGLFMLDSQGYCTFQNPAGERLLGYNQEELRRRPLYELVHRKQDAGDLAPDLVTQKSYTFEDTFICRSGKSIPVSCSIRHVKEGNKVVGHILEVRDITEEKRAQRDLQESEARFRNMADSAPVMIWITDHNRDCLYMNRQWLQFTGSTLEDNLNKGWLKYIHPEDLKHYEEAYVRARREKEDFMVEYRLLRADGVYRGVMATGSPRYSAEGEFKGFIGSVIDISDRIKMEQKLKQSADTLQKIFMQVPAIVGLVKAKNLEYTLVNAYLSNLYGEEAKVGTVAIDSLPTSQRSSFAATIEKIKETGEPFIGNEVAVHFDEEGSDQQGARYFNIVYEPIKNSQGEVESVLTFAVEVTEQVRSREQLSFINGELNRKNKELTRINNDLDSFVYTASHDLRSPLANLEGLTDALLENIEEKADTEEATLLRMVASSITKLKSTIHDLTEITKVQKDLESQAEELSFEEVLEGIKEDIAPMIKSAGVVIASEFHVPQLRYARKNLRSILYNLVSNAVKYRDPSRPLELCVKTKTHHDFVVLTVEDNGLGIRADQQEKLFTMFRRFHSHVEGTGIGLYIVKRIIENNGGYIEVDSQEGRGSTFTVYFKEMELQDPQEQDHA